One window of Salegentibacter sp. Hel_I_6 genomic DNA carries:
- a CDS encoding Ppx/GppA phosphatase family protein: MITQKNYAAIDIGSNAVRLLVSTITEQKGREETDFRKTSLVRVPIRLGEDVFETNVISEKNIERMVDTMQAFNLLMKSHGIVKYKACATSAMREAKNGAEVVERIKSRTGMEIEIIDGNHEAAIIAATDLHELIKNDCNYLYVDVGGGSTEYTLYSGGKTVASRSFKVGTVRLLNDLVEDGAWDEMEKWVRETTKPYKDIDLIGSGGNINNIFKTSGKKEGKPLSLAYIKKYNDLLNSLSYEERVMDLQLKSDRADVIIPASKIYLNSMKWARADKIFVPKIGLADGIIKSLYNGKNK; this comes from the coding sequence GTGATTACACAAAAAAACTACGCAGCAATAGATATAGGTTCCAATGCCGTTAGACTTCTTGTTTCTACCATTACAGAACAAAAAGGAAGAGAAGAAACAGATTTTAGAAAAACATCGCTGGTAAGGGTTCCTATTAGACTGGGAGAAGATGTTTTTGAAACCAATGTGATTTCAGAAAAAAATATTGAGCGTATGGTAGATACCATGCAGGCTTTTAATCTTTTAATGAAATCTCACGGAATCGTTAAATATAAAGCCTGTGCTACTTCGGCAATGCGAGAAGCCAAAAATGGAGCGGAAGTAGTTGAGAGAATAAAGTCCAGAACCGGCATGGAAATAGAAATTATAGATGGCAACCACGAAGCCGCTATAATCGCTGCCACAGATTTACACGAACTTATTAAAAATGATTGCAACTACCTGTATGTTGATGTAGGTGGTGGTAGTACAGAATATACCTTATACAGCGGCGGGAAAACTGTTGCTTCAAGATCTTTTAAAGTTGGAACTGTTCGCTTGCTAAATGATCTAGTTGAAGATGGCGCCTGGGATGAAATGGAGAAATGGGTTAGGGAAACTACAAAGCCTTATAAGGATATCGATTTAATTGGATCTGGTGGGAATATCAATAATATCTTTAAAACCAGTGGTAAAAAAGAAGGAAAACCTTTAAGCCTGGCTTATATTAAAAAGTATAATGATTTACTGAATTCTTTGAGCTACGAGGAACGCGTTATGGACCTTCAGCTTAAGAGTGACCGGGCAGATGTAATTATTCCGGCTTCAAAAATTTACTTGAATTCTATGAAGTGGGCGAGAGCCGATAAGATTTTCGTTCCTAAAATTGGACTTGCCGACGGAATTATAAAATCACTTTATAACGGAAAAAATAAGTAG
- a CDS encoding tRNA-(ms[2]io[6]A)-hydroxylase, whose translation MLGLKLPTDPRWANIAEKNIEEILIDHAYCEQKAASTAISLIVSFPEYTELVDEMIALSREEMGHFKMVHEQLLKRGYVLGRDRKDEYVIKLLGFFPKGGSRTTQLVHRLLIAGLIEARSCERFRLLSEELKDEELADFYHRLMISEANHYTMFLKFARKYGDREEVDKKWQDLLDFEADIMKDLSKDKSIHG comes from the coding sequence ATGCTAGGACTAAAACTTCCCACCGACCCACGTTGGGCTAATATTGCTGAAAAAAACATCGAAGAAATTCTTATAGATCACGCCTATTGTGAACAGAAAGCGGCTTCTACAGCAATTTCCTTAATTGTTTCTTTCCCCGAATATACCGAGTTGGTAGATGAAATGATCGCTTTATCCAGGGAAGAAATGGGACATTTTAAAATGGTTCACGAGCAGCTTTTAAAGCGTGGCTATGTTTTAGGAAGAGATAGAAAAGATGAATATGTAATAAAATTACTTGGTTTCTTTCCAAAAGGTGGTAGTAGAACCACGCAATTAGTTCACCGGCTCTTAATCGCAGGATTAATTGAAGCCAGGAGCTGCGAACGTTTTAGGTTACTTTCAGAAGAATTAAAAGATGAGGAACTCGCCGATTTTTATCATAGGTTAATGATTAGTGAAGCCAACCATTACACGATGTTCCTAAAATTTGCCAGAAAATATGGTGACCGGGAAGAGGTTGATAAAAAATGGCAGGATTTGCTGGATTTTGAAGCTGATATAATGAAAGATCTAAGCAAAGATAAATCCATTCACGGTTAA
- a CDS encoding DUF3822 family protein, whose product MATNNSKKQINLELSIQVSLDGLSFCTLNSAEKELVQFKKIRFPQQLDPVKLLDEIHKIYAEENSIAEATQVKLIFDNALYSLVPGEFFKEENASDYLKFNTKILKTDFIAHEEIGNTGIINVYIPYTNIINFFFEKFGEFEYQHLNTVLVENLLALPKTDRPQIYAHIKNKQFELVVIDNGKLLLCNSFSFIEKEDFLYYILFTAEQLNLNPERFRLILLGAITKASPLFKIAFKYIKHIELLETNFSFNKENELSALNELEDYVLLKSFT is encoded by the coding sequence ATGGCGACGAATAATAGCAAAAAACAAATAAATTTAGAACTGTCCATTCAGGTTTCCCTGGATGGACTTTCTTTTTGTACCCTAAATTCAGCTGAAAAAGAATTGGTTCAATTCAAAAAAATCCGCTTTCCCCAACAGCTTGATCCGGTTAAATTACTGGATGAAATTCACAAAATTTATGCTGAAGAAAATAGCATTGCTGAAGCCACCCAGGTAAAATTAATATTTGATAATGCCCTTTATAGTCTTGTTCCGGGAGAATTTTTTAAAGAAGAAAATGCTTCTGATTACTTAAAATTCAATACCAAAATCCTTAAAACCGATTTTATTGCTCACGAGGAAATTGGAAATACAGGAATTATTAATGTTTATATTCCATATACCAACATAATTAATTTCTTCTTTGAAAAATTTGGGGAATTTGAATATCAGCATCTCAATACTGTTTTAGTAGAAAATTTATTGGCACTACCAAAAACCGACAGGCCACAAATATATGCCCATATTAAAAATAAGCAGTTTGAACTGGTAGTGATAGACAATGGAAAACTATTACTTTGTAATTCTTTTAGTTTTATTGAAAAGGAAGATTTTTTATATTATATTCTCTTCACTGCTGAACAACTTAATTTGAATCCCGAGCGATTCAGGTTAATATTACTGGGAGCTATTACCAAGGCTTCTCCCCTTTTTAAAATTGCTTTTAAATATATTAAGCATATAGAGCTCTTGGAGACCAATTTCAGCTTTAATAAGGAAAATGAACTTTCTGCTTTAAATGAATTGGAAGATTATGTTTTATTAAAATCATTTACATGA
- a CDS encoding DNA polymerase III subunit gamma/tau — protein sequence MEHFIVSARKYRPQTFKDVVGQQAITNTLKNAIEHNHLAQALLFTGPRGVGKTTCARILAKMINHDGTQSPDEDFAFNIFELDAASNNSVDDIRNLIDQVRIPPQVGKYKVYIIDEVHMLSQSAFNAFLKTLEEPPQHAIFILATTEKHKIIPTILSRCQIFDFKRITVSDAKNYLGYIAEQEGVSADEDALNIIAQKADGAMRDALSIYDRVVSFSGKELTRQAVTENLNVLDYDTYIKVTDLILSNNIPQLLLSYNDILSNGFDGHHFISGLASHFRDLLVCKDQKTIQLLEVGEQTKARYFEQASKTDHQFLIKAIDLANECDLKYKTSQNQRLLVELSLMQLASITFDGEKKKFEQAIIPASVFEKQPNTLSSEEKVMVRENEHGETSAEPPKENQLPSGENKIPDSHCADDKEDDYHSDKTIVPEAKEEEKEPAPVPPAPEPKPVTDHEIKKEKVSGLSLKSIQKKREIEARLQEALPSKEVVLNGEFTETQLQATWNDYVKRIKKQGSKILASILETDLPKLQDKNRIVIELPNETMKINLEREQNKLMSYLKQKLQNTEIRLVINVNEQSAKKYAFTPIEKYNKLKEKNPLIDKLRSTFDLDV from the coding sequence ATGGAACATTTTATAGTATCAGCTCGTAAGTACCGCCCACAAACTTTTAAAGATGTGGTTGGCCAACAAGCCATTACCAATACTTTAAAGAATGCCATTGAACACAATCACCTGGCACAGGCTCTCTTATTTACAGGGCCTCGTGGAGTAGGAAAAACAACCTGCGCACGTATCCTGGCCAAAATGATTAACCACGATGGTACGCAAAGCCCAGATGAAGATTTTGCATTTAATATTTTTGAACTCGATGCCGCTTCTAACAACTCGGTAGACGATATCAGAAATTTAATAGACCAGGTGAGAATTCCACCACAGGTTGGGAAGTATAAAGTATATATTATAGATGAGGTACACATGCTCTCTCAGTCGGCTTTTAATGCATTTCTAAAGACATTGGAAGAGCCGCCTCAGCACGCTATTTTTATTTTGGCTACTACTGAAAAGCATAAAATAATCCCGACCATACTTTCTCGTTGCCAGATCTTCGATTTTAAAAGAATTACGGTAAGTGACGCTAAAAATTATCTAGGATATATCGCCGAGCAAGAAGGAGTAAGTGCTGATGAAGACGCGCTGAACATTATTGCGCAAAAGGCTGACGGGGCGATGCGAGATGCGCTTTCTATCTATGATCGTGTGGTTAGTTTTAGTGGAAAAGAACTAACAAGACAAGCGGTTACCGAAAATCTTAACGTGCTGGATTATGATACTTATATTAAAGTAACCGATCTTATTTTATCGAATAATATCCCGCAATTACTACTTAGTTATAATGATATTCTTTCTAATGGATTTGATGGGCATCATTTTATTAGCGGTTTAGCTTCTCACTTTAGAGATCTTTTGGTATGTAAAGATCAAAAAACTATTCAGTTACTGGAAGTTGGGGAACAAACAAAAGCTCGCTATTTTGAACAAGCTTCAAAAACCGATCATCAGTTTTTAATTAAAGCTATAGATCTGGCAAATGAATGTGACCTGAAGTATAAAACAAGTCAAAACCAACGTTTGTTGGTAGAACTTTCATTAATGCAGCTTGCCTCTATCACTTTTGATGGAGAAAAAAAAAAGTTTGAACAAGCAATAATTCCGGCTTCGGTTTTTGAAAAGCAACCTAACACGCTTTCTTCAGAAGAAAAAGTTATGGTTCGCGAAAATGAACATGGAGAGACTTCAGCAGAACCTCCAAAGGAAAATCAGTTGCCTTCAGGAGAAAATAAAATTCCAGATAGTCATTGCGCAGATGATAAGGAAGATGATTATCATTCAGATAAAACTATTGTTCCCGAAGCGAAAGAAGAAGAAAAAGAACCTGCTCCGGTTCCTCCAGCTCCAGAACCAAAACCGGTTACCGATCACGAAATAAAAAAGGAAAAGGTTTCTGGACTATCTCTAAAAAGTATTCAGAAAAAACGGGAAATAGAAGCCCGGCTACAAGAGGCTTTACCTTCAAAAGAGGTGGTATTAAACGGTGAATTTACCGAAACACAATTGCAGGCCACCTGGAATGATTATGTGAAACGCATAAAGAAGCAGGGATCTAAAATTCTCGCTTCCATTCTTGAAACCGATTTACCCAAACTACAGGACAAAAATCGTATTGTTATAGAATTACCTAACGAAACGATGAAAATTAACCTGGAGCGAGAACAGAATAAATTGATGTCTTACCTGAAGCAAAAACTTCAGAATACAGAAATTAGGTTAGTGATTAATGTTAATGAGCAGTCGGCCAAGAAATATGCCTTCACTCCTATTGAGAAATACAACAAACTAAAGGAGAAAAATCCTCTAATAGATAAACTAAGAAGTACATTTGATTTAGACGTATAG
- the ppk1 gene encoding polyphosphate kinase 1, translating into MPQKKYLNRELSWLQFNARVLQEAEDETVPLIERLRFLGIFSNNLDEFFKVRYATVKRIDLAGKAGKSVLGGIKASKLLEEITKIVINHQAESLKVLHDIQHQLKDHNIHIINEQQVSDSQEKFIKNFFLSKVSPALVTIILNDLPEIPSLKDSAAYLAVKMVMKDEIPQKGISKVLDKTEKDRKYVLIEIPRSIERFVVLPEENGNQYIILLDDLIRYNLGTIFNIFEYESISAHMIKITRDAELDIDSDLSKSFIEKISSSVKDRIKGEPVRFVYDMNIAEDTLSYLMNKMGIESTDSIIPGGRYHNRRDYMNFPSLGREDLLYKPIDPLPIPGLILQTSLFGSIAKKDFLLYAPYQSFAYTVKFLREAALDPKVRTIKITIYRLAKISHIASSLINAVKNGKKVIVQIELRARFDEVANIRYAEQMQAEGVQLIFGVPGLKVHCKACVIEREEEGKMKRYGFISTGNFNESTSRIYTDYTLFTAHTEILKEVNKVFDFFEINYKVNKYKHLIVSPHYSRNAFVGLIQKEIENAKEGKPSGIALKLNSLSDYPMIDKLYQASQAGVEIKLIVRGVCCLIPGVEGLSDNIEVISIVDKFLEHPRVFIFKNAGNSKVYISSADWMTRNLDLRVEISCPIYDEAIKQEIIETFDISWHDNVKARMITEKQDNAYRNSKSKKLRSQFELYDYYLNKLSDSEAEKYHKK; encoded by the coding sequence TTAGATATGCAACTGTTAAAAGAATTGATCTAGCCGGTAAAGCAGGAAAAAGTGTTCTTGGCGGCATAAAGGCCAGTAAACTTCTTGAAGAAATCACTAAAATTGTAATAAACCACCAGGCCGAAAGTTTAAAGGTTTTACATGATATTCAGCATCAGTTAAAAGATCATAATATTCATATTATAAACGAGCAACAAGTCTCTGATTCTCAGGAAAAATTTATCAAAAACTTTTTCCTTTCCAAAGTAAGCCCCGCGTTAGTAACGATTATTCTCAATGACCTTCCTGAAATCCCCAGCTTAAAAGATAGTGCCGCCTATCTGGCAGTTAAAATGGTGATGAAAGATGAAATTCCACAAAAGGGAATTTCAAAAGTGTTAGATAAAACCGAAAAAGACCGTAAATATGTTCTCATAGAAATTCCACGAAGTATTGAACGTTTTGTAGTGCTACCCGAAGAGAATGGAAATCAGTATATTATTTTACTAGACGATTTGATACGCTATAACCTTGGGACTATCTTCAATATTTTTGAATACGAAAGTATTTCGGCTCATATGATAAAGATTACAAGGGATGCCGAATTAGACATTGATAGTGATCTTAGTAAAAGCTTTATTGAAAAAATTTCCAGCAGCGTTAAAGATCGGATAAAAGGAGAACCTGTGCGGTTTGTTTACGATATGAATATCGCCGAAGACACTCTCTCATATTTGATGAATAAAATGGGAATAGAATCTACCGATAGTATTATCCCCGGTGGGCGTTATCATAATAGAAGGGATTATATGAACTTTCCCAGCCTGGGACGTGAAGATTTACTCTACAAGCCTATTGATCCGTTACCAATCCCAGGGCTAATTTTGCAAACCAGCCTATTTGGTAGTATTGCAAAGAAAGATTTTCTATTATACGCGCCATATCAAAGTTTTGCCTATACGGTTAAGTTTTTGCGAGAAGCTGCATTAGATCCTAAGGTGAGAACCATAAAAATTACCATATATAGATTAGCGAAAATATCTCACATCGCCAGTTCTTTAATTAATGCGGTGAAAAATGGTAAAAAAGTAATTGTTCAAATTGAACTAAGGGCCCGTTTTGATGAAGTCGCCAATATTCGTTATGCTGAGCAAATGCAGGCCGAAGGAGTGCAACTTATTTTTGGTGTCCCCGGACTTAAAGTGCATTGTAAAGCTTGTGTAATAGAGCGGGAAGAGGAAGGAAAAATGAAGCGTTACGGATTTATTAGTACGGGAAATTTCAATGAATCTACTTCGCGTATTTATACCGATTATACCTTATTTACTGCTCATACCGAAATTTTGAAAGAAGTGAATAAGGTTTTCGACTTCTTCGAGATCAATTATAAAGTTAATAAATACAAGCATTTAATTGTTTCGCCACACTATAGTAGAAATGCTTTTGTGGGCTTGATTCAAAAAGAAATAGAAAATGCTAAAGAGGGTAAACCTTCAGGAATAGCCTTAAAGCTCAACAGTCTTTCAGATTATCCTATGATTGATAAACTTTACCAGGCAAGCCAGGCAGGAGTAGAAATTAAACTTATTGTTCGGGGAGTTTGCTGCCTTATTCCCGGGGTAGAAGGACTTAGTGATAATATTGAAGTGATTAGTATTGTAGATAAATTTTTGGAACATCCGCGTGTTTTCATCTTTAAAAACGCTGGAAATTCAAAAGTATATATCTCCTCAGCCGATTGGATGACCAGAAACCTGGACCTACGTGTTGAAATTTCCTGCCCAATTTATGATGAGGCTATTAAACAGGAAATAATAGAAACTTTTGATATTAGCTGGCACGATAATGTAAAGGCAAGGATGATCACCGAAAAACAGGATAACGCTTATAGAAACAGCAAGTCTAAAAAGCTGCGTTCTCAATTTGAATTATATGATTATTATTTAAATAAATTGTCTGACAGCGAGGCAGAAAAATACCATAAAAAATAA
- a CDS encoding RsmD family RNA methyltransferase: MRIISGTHKGKRLIAPKKLPVRPTTDMAKEALFNILNNNFQFSHLSVLDLFSGTGNIAYEFASRGSEEVTAVDANFDCVKFIKKTSNELDLNINTIKSDVFKFLEKAFVKADIIFADPPYDFDKEKFLKIPELVFEKNLLNHNGQLIIEHSKHTDLSDFPNFREGRRYGGSVFSFFENAE, encoded by the coding sequence ATGAGAATTATTTCGGGAACACATAAAGGAAAAAGATTAATTGCTCCAAAAAAGCTACCGGTACGCCCTACTACCGATATGGCTAAGGAAGCCCTCTTCAATATCCTGAATAATAATTTTCAGTTTTCGCATCTTAGTGTGCTTGATCTATTTTCAGGAACCGGTAATATCGCCTACGAATTTGCTTCGCGTGGTAGTGAAGAAGTTACCGCAGTAGATGCCAATTTTGATTGCGTGAAATTTATTAAGAAGACTTCCAACGAATTAGATTTAAACATAAATACAATTAAAAGTGATGTTTTTAAGTTTCTTGAAAAAGCTTTTGTAAAGGCTGATATAATTTTTGCCGATCCTCCTTATGATTTCGATAAAGAGAAATTCCTTAAAATCCCCGAACTTGTTTTTGAAAAAAATCTACTTAATCACAATGGTCAATTAATTATTGAGCATTCTAAACATACTGATCTCTCAGATTTTCCTAACTTTAGAGAAGGACGACGCTATGGAGGTTCGGTATTTAGTTTTTTTGAGAATGCAGAATAA